The Chryseobacterium nakagawai genome has a segment encoding these proteins:
- a CDS encoding helix-turn-helix domain-containing protein: protein MEEKEFLKEEVLQKLGKRIKELRIAKGYSSYEYFAYEHNISRAQYGRYEKGEDLRFSTLAKVINAFGMTMNEFFAEGFEEL, encoded by the coding sequence ATGGAGGAAAAAGAATTTTTAAAAGAAGAAGTCCTACAAAAACTTGGGAAGCGAATAAAGGAACTTAGAATAGCTAAAGGATATTCTAGTTATGAATATTTTGCATATGAGCATAACATATCAAGAGCTCAATATGGTAGGTATGAAAAAGGAGAAGACCTTCGTTTTAGCACACTAGCAAAGGTTATTAACGCTTTCGGGATGACTATGAATGAATTTTTTGCTGAAGGATTTGAAGAACTATAA
- a CDS encoding DNA polymerase III subunit alpha yields MFINCHSFHSLRYGTLSIEELVKQAHESGAKELVLTDINTVTGIYDFKKECEKFNIKPIPGVEVRKDGKLLYVGIARKFSGIGEINKVITGHNCDGKELSEIAPEFKEVLIVYPMSNIPPELKANEYIGVRMEELNFLIRPEYERYISKMVIFHPVTFSTDEEYELHKILRAIDNNTLLSKLTKRDACRRSEYFITEQQMVQAFERYPQIIENTKDILAECCFEFDFKEVKNKNFYTKSKEDDLKLLRRLAYSGLVKRYGLNHEIAKKRIEKELKVIDELNFCSYFLITWDIVCYSNSMGFMHVGRGSGANSIVSYCLGITDICPLELNLYFERFLNLNRKTPPDFDIDWSWQNRDTILEYIFDRYGKDHVAFCGTNVEFKYKSIFREVGKVFGLPKEELDDLTSKSMERYDQNSVVELVQRYGKLLEKFPNQRSMHACGILISEEPITNYTALEMPPKGFPIVQFDMNVAEDIGLEKFDILSQRGLGTINDTVNLIKKTRGITVDIRDTKLSKDEERSNEYLAIGRTIGCFYIESPAMRGLLRRLKCNNYRTLVAASSIIRPGVAQSGMMREYIFRHNHPQQFEYFHSIFEEHLKETYGIMVYQEDVLKIAQYFGGLSLADGDILRRAMSGKGRSIKKLQEVKANFFESCRKLGHSEPLTAEAYRQIESFAGYSFCKAHSASYAVESYQSLYLKVYYPLEFMVSVINNQGGFYRTEVYIHEAKMLGGSIQTPCVNASEYQTTLKGADIYLGLMLLEGLETKVANGIVEERERNGEYKSLEDFIKRIPIGIETVQILIFIGALRFTGKPKNELLVGARILLMNFKPEQRGLMLIEEPVQEFKLPQLKRELSEDAFDEIELIGFPVSCSPFDLLQTKYRGSVFVKDLLQHHKRQVKMLAYLIARKHVPTKKGNMYFGTWIDVNGDYFDTAHFPDSLKKYDFQGGGCYLLLGTVEVDFHFPTITIHKMAKMPMIPDPRYAYDKERQYDVHRQIKEDVSMTFRKPYPQAHEIGLPRYRIEQ; encoded by the coding sequence ATGTTTATTAACTGTCATTCTTTTCATAGCCTTCGTTATGGAACTTTATCCATCGAGGAATTGGTAAAACAAGCACATGAATCAGGAGCCAAAGAACTGGTATTGACTGATATCAATACCGTAACCGGAATTTATGATTTTAAAAAAGAATGTGAAAAGTTTAATATAAAACCCATTCCCGGTGTTGAAGTCAGAAAGGATGGTAAACTTCTTTACGTAGGTATAGCTAGAAAGTTCTCAGGAATTGGTGAGATCAACAAAGTCATTACAGGTCATAACTGCGATGGTAAAGAACTATCTGAAATAGCTCCTGAATTTAAGGAGGTATTAATTGTTTATCCGATGAGTAATATTCCCCCAGAATTGAAAGCCAATGAATATATAGGAGTAAGAATGGAGGAATTGAATTTCCTGATTCGCCCTGAATATGAAAGGTATATTTCTAAAATGGTCATTTTCCATCCTGTCACTTTTAGTACAGATGAAGAGTATGAACTGCATAAGATTCTAAGGGCAATTGATAATAATACCTTGCTTTCTAAACTTACCAAAAGAGATGCTTGCCGCAGATCTGAATATTTTATTACTGAACAGCAAATGGTACAAGCATTTGAAAGATACCCTCAGATTATTGAAAATACAAAGGATATTCTCGCCGAATGCTGTTTTGAGTTTGATTTTAAAGAAGTTAAGAACAAGAATTTTTATACAAAATCGAAAGAAGATGATTTGAAACTTTTGCGCAGATTAGCTTATTCGGGATTGGTAAAAAGATATGGATTAAACCATGAAATTGCTAAAAAAAGAATAGAAAAAGAGCTGAAAGTTATTGATGAGCTTAACTTTTGCTCCTACTTCCTTATTACCTGGGACATTGTGTGTTATAGCAATAGCATGGGCTTTATGCATGTAGGAAGAGGAAGTGGTGCCAATTCCATTGTCAGTTATTGTTTAGGAATCACAGATATTTGCCCTCTGGAACTTAATCTTTATTTTGAACGGTTTCTTAATCTTAACCGTAAGACCCCTCCGGATTTTGATATTGACTGGAGTTGGCAAAACAGAGATACGATCTTAGAATATATTTTTGACAGATATGGTAAAGATCATGTTGCATTTTGTGGAACTAATGTTGAATTTAAATATAAATCAATTTTTAGGGAAGTTGGAAAAGTATTTGGCCTGCCGAAGGAAGAACTGGATGACTTGACAAGCAAATCAATGGAAAGGTATGATCAGAATTCTGTAGTGGAATTGGTACAGAGGTATGGTAAACTATTGGAGAAGTTTCCTAACCAAAGAAGCATGCATGCTTGTGGAATATTGATTTCAGAAGAACCAATCACCAATTATACGGCATTAGAAATGCCTCCCAAAGGATTTCCGATTGTTCAGTTCGATATGAACGTGGCGGAAGATATCGGTTTAGAAAAGTTTGATATTCTTTCCCAGAGAGGATTAGGGACAATTAATGACACTGTGAATCTTATTAAAAAGACAAGAGGAATCACAGTAGATATTCGGGACACAAAATTATCCAAGGATGAAGAAAGATCCAATGAATATTTGGCGATAGGAAGAACTATTGGATGTTTTTATATTGAATCTCCAGCAATGCGGGGACTTTTAAGAAGATTAAAATGTAATAATTACAGAACATTGGTTGCGGCTTCCTCTATTATCCGTCCTGGAGTTGCTCAAAGTGGAATGATGCGTGAATATATATTCAGGCATAATCATCCTCAGCAATTTGAATACTTTCATTCAATATTTGAAGAGCATCTGAAGGAAACTTATGGCATTATGGTTTACCAAGAAGATGTTCTGAAGATTGCCCAATATTTTGGAGGGTTATCTCTTGCTGATGGTGATATTTTGCGCAGGGCAATGAGCGGAAAAGGGCGCTCCATTAAAAAACTTCAGGAGGTAAAAGCTAATTTTTTTGAATCCTGCAGAAAGCTTGGGCATTCTGAACCATTAACTGCCGAAGCTTACAGACAAATAGAATCTTTTGCCGGATATTCTTTCTGTAAGGCTCACTCAGCTTCCTACGCTGTGGAGAGTTACCAGAGTCTTTATTTAAAGGTATATTACCCGCTGGAGTTTATGGTTTCTGTTATTAATAACCAAGGAGGTTTTTATCGTACAGAAGTATATATCCATGAGGCAAAAATGTTAGGAGGGAGTATTCAGACTCCGTGTGTTAATGCCAGTGAATATCAAACAACACTTAAAGGAGCAGATATTTACTTGGGATTGATGCTTCTGGAAGGGTTGGAAACAAAAGTTGCGAATGGTATTGTTGAGGAACGTGAACGGAACGGAGAGTACAAATCTCTTGAAGATTTTATCAAGCGGATTCCCATTGGTATTGAAACTGTACAGATTTTGATCTTTATTGGTGCCTTGAGATTTACGGGTAAACCTAAAAATGAATTGCTAGTAGGAGCCCGGATATTATTGATGAATTTTAAGCCTGAACAAAGAGGGCTTATGCTGATTGAAGAGCCTGTTCAGGAATTCAAGCTGCCACAATTGAAAAGAGAACTTTCTGAAGATGCTTTTGATGAAATCGAACTTATTGGTTTTCCTGTTTCCTGCAGTCCATTTGACTTACTACAAACGAAGTACAGAGGATCAGTTTTCGTAAAAGATTTACTTCAGCATCATAAGAGACAAGTAAAAATGTTGGCTTATCTTATTGCAAGAAAACATGTTCCCACTAAAAAAGGCAACATGTATTTTGGCACCTGGATTGATGTGAATGGTGATTATTTTGATACAGCTCATTTTCCTGATAGTTTGAAAAAATATGACTTTCAAGGCGGTGGATGCTATCTATTACTTGGAACAGTAGAAGTTGATTTTCATTTTCCAACGATAACTATTCATAAAATGGCTAAAATGCCGATGATTCCCGACCCTCGATATGCTTATGATAAAGAGAGGCAGTATGATGTTCACAGACAGATTAAAGAGGATGTCAGTATGACCTTCAGAAAGCCATATCCACAGGCACATGAAATTGGGCTTCCGAGATATAGAATAGAGCAATAG
- a CDS encoding superinfection immunity protein encodes MLVLLSTISHNNDGFPFFKMVLFIYFIPTIVALFRLTIIRFKFFSVLFINLFFGWTIYGWWFAFTKAFSSKNIVYIKNKSKDIAITDKYDQLIKLNNLLSSGAINEFEYEAEKKKILNH; translated from the coding sequence ATGTTAGTATTATTATCTACTATTAGTCATAATAATGATGGATTTCCGTTTTTTAAAATGGTTCTTTTCATCTATTTTATTCCTACTATAGTTGCTTTATTTAGGCTCACAATTATAAGATTTAAATTTTTCAGCGTATTATTTATCAATCTTTTTTTTGGATGGACGATTTATGGTTGGTGGTTTGCCTTTACAAAGGCTTTTTCAAGCAAAAATATTGTTTATATTAAAAATAAATCTAAGGATATAGCAATAACTGACAAATACGATCAGTTAATTAAACTGAATAATTTACTTTCTTCAGGTGCTATTAATGAATTTGAATATGAGGCTGAAAAAAAGAAAATTCTAAATCACTAA
- a CDS encoding glycosyl hydrolase family 28-related protein: MNTIEQNDPFTGEWTVFLESSVTYNGVPITLAMCNDIIYKSINNIFYRRILIKDTVNVKWFGAVGDAVTNDTQSFQKSVDFLSTIGGGKLLIPSGSYAIDHIDFMTKAYSNIEIIGNNSKLIGLTKGRNTAADGIFAFEAGVSNQSDESNSIKNIKISGLNFFTDIETMHFNELSHHIAAHGVSDFTVENCTFTGFQGDGIAICRGLTEGGYRNAYNKNVIIKNCKFDGVNHDNRQAISIYYCDRFIIDNCDFYRTTREKMIGAIDVESDDPNLTITNNGLITNCYFNDIKGLGAICIFSKDRLIIDFQQNERLNCQSFKIDNCKFEDVNSALTVYGNYNSLANDDKDYNGVYSVVFENSNVLNAERAIYFNSASRVKVSNVIFKNILSTYLSVCDGGGYKVLFEQCEFDTVNNPAGLSFIGGGKYIDFIKCIFKNFTTNIITVNESKPIGTIKYNQFYNSTNPGMCLLTNPSVDNLRNAIIEGNEYLGNIPKIDFYSIMNQGYSYNYDSAVMIPSNILYHKSEFESEGVFPEAYLGNTKGLVRNERLEDYNNKPVVYQTFLPYDPLGVKWTRQALNDNTWMSWKKLEN, translated from the coding sequence ATGAATACAATAGAACAAAACGATCCATTTACAGGTGAATGGACAGTATTTTTAGAATCCTCTGTTACTTATAATGGAGTACCCATTACTCTTGCAATGTGCAATGATATTATATACAAGAGTATAAACAATATATTTTATAGGAGGATTTTAATCAAAGATACAGTAAATGTAAAATGGTTTGGTGCTGTAGGAGATGCTGTCACAAACGACACACAATCATTTCAGAAATCTGTAGATTTTTTAAGTACAATAGGTGGTGGTAAATTATTAATACCAAGTGGCAGCTATGCCATTGATCATATTGACTTTATGACTAAAGCTTATTCAAATATTGAGATTATAGGAAATAATTCGAAACTAATAGGACTAACAAAAGGTAGAAATACTGCGGCAGATGGAATTTTTGCTTTTGAAGCTGGTGTATCTAATCAATCAGACGAGTCAAACTCAATAAAAAACATTAAAATTAGTGGGCTCAATTTTTTTACAGATATTGAAACCATGCACTTTAATGAACTTTCTCATCATATTGCTGCACATGGCGTAAGTGATTTCACTGTTGAAAACTGTACATTTACAGGGTTTCAAGGAGATGGAATTGCTATATGTAGGGGCTTAACTGAAGGAGGATATCGGAACGCCTATAATAAAAACGTTATCATAAAAAATTGTAAATTCGATGGGGTAAACCATGATAATCGACAAGCTATTTCAATTTATTATTGCGATAGATTTATAATCGATAATTGTGATTTCTATAGAACGACCAGAGAAAAAATGATTGGTGCAATAGATGTAGAATCCGACGACCCTAATTTAACGATTACCAATAATGGATTAATAACTAACTGTTATTTTAATGATATAAAAGGTTTGGGGGCAATTTGCATTTTTTCAAAAGATAGGTTAATTATTGATTTTCAACAGAATGAAAGATTAAATTGTCAAAGTTTTAAAATTGATAATTGTAAATTTGAAGACGTTAATAGTGCTTTAACGGTATATGGTAATTATAATTCACTGGCAAACGATGATAAGGATTATAATGGAGTGTATAGTGTAGTATTTGAAAACTCGAATGTTTTAAATGCGGAAAGAGCTATATATTTTAATAGTGCTAGCAGAGTAAAGGTTTCTAATGTTATTTTTAAAAACATTTTAAGTACTTATCTATCAGTATGTGATGGTGGGGGATATAAAGTTTTATTTGAACAATGTGAATTTGATACTGTTAATAATCCCGCAGGTCTTTCTTTTATTGGTGGTGGAAAATATATAGATTTTATAAAGTGCATCTTTAAAAATTTTACTACCAATATAATAACTGTTAATGAGTCAAAACCAATTGGCACTATAAAGTATAATCAGTTCTATAATTCAACTAATCCTGGTATGTGTCTTTTAACTAATCCAAGTGTTGATAATCTTAGAAACGCAATAATTGAAGGAAATGAATATCTTGGGAATATTCCTAAAATTGATTTCTATTCAATTATGAATCAAGGGTATTCATATAATTATGATAGCGCTGTTATGATACCATCAAATATTTTGTATCACAAAAGTGAATTTGAAAGTGAAGGAGTTTTTCCAGAAGCTTATCTTGGGAATACAAAAGGATTAGTCAGAAATGAAAGATTAGAAGATTACAATAATAAACCTGTAGTTTATCAGACTTTTTTACCGTATGACCCGTTAGGTGTTAAGTGGACAAGGCAGGCACTTAATGATAATACATGGATGAGTTGGAAAAAATTAGAAAATTAA
- the dinB gene encoding DNA polymerase IV, with the protein MNRAIVHMDLDTFFVSCERRNNSQLQGIPLIIGGGDRGVVASCSYEARKFGVRSAMPIRMALRLCPDAKVIRGDHEMYSNLSHTVTEIIQEKVPLMEKASIDEFYVDLSGMDKFFGCYQWTKEIAEAVTKETGLPISFALSTNKTVSKIGTGEAKPVGRMEIKELEVQPFLNPLSIKKIPMVGGKTFQLLSRIGIRTIHTLSEMPVLVLQQMIGANGKELWKKANGIDENPVVPYSERKSISTERTFSNDTMDIIELKRLISGMAEQLAYQLRQEKWLTSTVVVKIRYANFDTETKQCKVSYTSADHTLSRVARELFNKAYTRRMRLRLVGLRFTGLVHGSHQMNLFEDTEEQMILYQTMDYIKNRYGSDAVGRASGFDFGK; encoded by the coding sequence GTGAACCGAGCAATTGTACATATGGATCTTGATACATTCTTTGTATCCTGCGAGAGGCGTAATAACTCCCAGCTTCAAGGTATTCCTCTTATCATAGGAGGTGGAGACCGTGGAGTTGTTGCGTCTTGTTCCTATGAAGCAAGAAAATTTGGAGTTCGCTCTGCAATGCCAATCCGTATGGCACTGAGACTTTGCCCTGATGCAAAAGTAATCCGGGGTGATCATGAAATGTACTCAAATTTATCACATACTGTGACCGAAATTATACAGGAAAAAGTTCCACTAATGGAGAAAGCTAGTATTGATGAATTTTATGTGGATTTATCAGGAATGGATAAGTTTTTTGGATGTTACCAATGGACCAAAGAAATTGCTGAAGCTGTTACTAAAGAGACAGGCCTTCCCATAAGCTTTGCACTGTCAACGAATAAGACCGTTTCAAAAATTGGTACAGGAGAAGCTAAGCCTGTAGGCAGAATGGAAATCAAAGAATTGGAAGTGCAACCATTTTTAAATCCTTTATCCATTAAAAAAATTCCAATGGTGGGTGGCAAGACTTTCCAGTTGCTATCAAGAATAGGGATCCGGACGATTCATACCTTATCTGAAATGCCGGTACTCGTTCTGCAGCAAATGATCGGAGCCAACGGGAAAGAACTTTGGAAAAAGGCCAATGGAATTGATGAGAATCCTGTTGTTCCTTATTCTGAAAGAAAATCTATTTCAACTGAAAGGACTTTTTCCAATGATACCATGGATATTATTGAGCTAAAACGATTGATTTCAGGAATGGCAGAACAGCTAGCCTACCAATTGAGACAAGAAAAATGGCTGACTTCTACAGTGGTGGTAAAAATAAGATATGCCAATTTCGATACGGAAACCAAGCAATGTAAAGTATCTTATACTTCTGCAGATCACACCTTGTCAAGAGTTGCTCGGGAATTGTTCAATAAGGCGTATACCAGAAGAATGAGGCTTCGTTTGGTAGGGCTTCGCTTTACAGGCCTTGTTCATGGAAGTCACCAGATGAATCTATTTGAAGATACTGAGGAGCAGATGATTCTATACCAAACCATGGATTATATCAAAAACCGTTACGGATCTGATGCTGTAGGGCGGGCATCTGGCTTTGATTTCGGGAAATAA
- a CDS encoding alpha-ketoglutarate-dependent dioxygenase AlkB family protein: MNQLSLFNSEEFYEFPKDLLEYRENFLQPKEANELKDHLLRTVQWEQRTQNMYDKIVLTPRLTAWYGDTMESYESDNKKKENNIWTPELLSLKERIEKEFGYRFNGVLLNLYRNNNDSVAWHRDKESKYGKRPVIASVSLGQSRNFDFRKIDHHQSKYSLPLTNGSLLIMKGNLQEYWEHRIAKSTIPMKERINLTFRFRI; this comes from the coding sequence ATGAACCAACTTAGTTTATTCAATTCAGAAGAATTTTATGAATTTCCAAAAGATCTATTGGAGTACAGGGAAAATTTTCTTCAGCCAAAGGAAGCTAATGAACTCAAAGATCATTTATTGCGTACCGTTCAATGGGAACAGCGTACACAAAACATGTATGATAAGATTGTATTAACGCCACGTCTCACAGCCTGGTATGGAGATACAATGGAATCTTACGAATCAGATAATAAGAAGAAAGAAAACAATATCTGGACTCCGGAACTCCTATCTCTGAAAGAAAGAATTGAAAAAGAGTTTGGATATCGTTTCAATGGAGTGTTACTTAATTTATATCGGAACAATAACGATTCTGTTGCCTGGCATAGAGATAAAGAAAGCAAGTATGGCAAACGTCCAGTTATTGCTTCAGTAAGCCTTGGACAATCCAGAAATTTCGATTTCAGAAAAATAGACCATCATCAAAGTAAATATAGCTTGCCACTCACTAATGGTTCATTACTAATTATGAAAGGCAACCTTCAGGAGTATTGGGAACATAGAATTGCTAAGTCCACAATACCTATGAAAGAACGGATTAATTTAACCTTTAGATTTAGAATTTAA
- a CDS encoding ion channel has protein sequence MLKYELYKEKICKHKLFNSSENLSDFWFENKDEIQKDIPFNIGESDLFGKIVRWESEIGKICTEEIRKYLKNKVNSVFIENTHLCEISFTDFAFLYQGKSYTLQDFSNIFPTSKINGKADLIGVNLENIQIYNACIINCMFYSANFNNSDFQDVTLVETSFLNSSFKKARLVMIKAYNGSTLSGINVSGSYVHAIVLDEAVLGINGMEFTEISYFKLLWWSCFNIFSRLEFNSKGEQTTFYANSISQGSSTELIKFIEYVKWFQYVYKMLHKSERLPLSSRIGFFFEVLTTKYWRSFSVLGCFSLILNLIFATIYLIIADDFNNGTHTFLGSFYYSIVTFTTLGYGDIFPKTDIARMIVTVEVLMGYVILGLFVFLLSKKIDAKF, from the coding sequence ATGCTAAAATATGAGTTATACAAGGAGAAAATTTGTAAACATAAACTATTTAATTCCTCAGAAAATTTATCAGACTTTTGGTTTGAAAATAAGGATGAAATTCAAAAAGACATTCCATTTAATATTGGAGAATCTGATTTATTTGGAAAAATTGTTAGATGGGAATCAGAAATTGGAAAAATTTGTACTGAAGAAATAAGGAAATATTTAAAAAATAAAGTTAATTCAGTCTTTATAGAGAATACACATCTTTGTGAAATCAGTTTTACTGATTTTGCATTTTTGTATCAGGGGAAATCATACACCTTACAAGATTTTAGTAACATTTTTCCAACCTCTAAAATAAATGGAAAAGCAGATCTTATTGGCGTTAATTTGGAGAATATCCAAATTTATAATGCATGTATCATAAATTGTATGTTTTATTCTGCGAATTTTAACAATAGCGATTTTCAAGATGTTACATTGGTGGAAACTAGCTTTCTTAACTCTAGTTTTAAAAAAGCAAGACTTGTAATGATTAAAGCTTATAATGGCTCTACATTAAGTGGTATTAATGTAAGTGGTAGTTATGTACACGCAATTGTGTTAGATGAAGCTGTTTTAGGCATAAATGGAATGGAGTTTACGGAAATTTCGTATTTTAAGCTGCTGTGGTGGAGTTGTTTTAATATTTTTAGCAGATTAGAATTCAATAGTAAAGGAGAACAAACCACATTTTATGCTAATTCAATTAGTCAGGGTTCTAGTACAGAATTAATAAAATTTATTGAATATGTGAAATGGTTTCAATATGTGTATAAAATGCTTCATAAATCTGAGCGCTTACCCCTATCTAGTCGAATTGGATTTTTTTTTGAAGTGTTGACTACAAAATATTGGCGTTCCTTTTCTGTTTTAGGTTGCTTTAGTTTAATTTTAAATTTAATATTTGCTACGATATATTTAATAATTGCTGATGATTTTAATAATGGTACTCATACTTTTCTAGGAAGCTTTTATTATAGTATAGTTACTTTTACAACATTGGGTTATGGAGATATCTTTCCCAAAACGGATATTGCCAGAATGATAGTTACAGTTGAAGTATTAATGGGTTATGTAATTTTAGGTCTATTTGTATTTTTGTTGAGTAAAAAAATAGACGCCAAATTTTAA
- a CDS encoding XRE family transcriptional regulator: MSIFADNIRFLRGKRGLSQHAFANDILIISRDRYSKYESGRSEAPYEVLIKISKYFNISIDLLLTVDIRKYPLEDILKLPDNRIVLPVVVDHLGNNSIEIVPQKASMGYLSGYSDPEYIEGLQRITLPFLANGKYRAFPAQGDSMPPFKDGSYIIGKYVENIEDLKPGKSYIFVTFNDGISYKRFNTKKKKSIIVAADNPFYQPYDIPLEEIVEIWQYASGIFPEDFEPDNTNHNVKDMFLELRKDIQRLENMAFNANKPSPKKACK, from the coding sequence ATGTCAATTTTTGCAGATAACATAAGGTTTTTGAGAGGTAAGCGAGGTTTATCCCAACATGCTTTTGCCAATGATATTTTGATCATCAGCAGAGATCGGTACTCTAAATATGAAAGTGGCCGTTCAGAGGCTCCCTACGAAGTACTAATAAAGATTTCAAAGTACTTCAATATAAGTATTGATTTACTTCTTACTGTTGATATCCGAAAATATCCATTGGAAGATATCCTGAAACTTCCTGATAATCGAATAGTCTTACCTGTTGTTGTAGACCATTTAGGAAACAACAGCATCGAAATCGTTCCACAGAAAGCATCAATGGGCTATTTATCCGGCTACAGCGATCCAGAATATATTGAAGGATTGCAAAGAATTACACTTCCTTTTTTAGCTAACGGAAAATACAGGGCTTTTCCAGCTCAAGGGGATTCCATGCCTCCTTTTAAAGATGGATCTTATATTATCGGAAAGTATGTTGAAAATATTGAAGATCTAAAACCTGGCAAAAGCTACATATTTGTTACCTTCAATGATGGGATTTCTTACAAAAGATTCAATACTAAGAAGAAAAAATCAATTATCGTAGCAGCTGATAATCCTTTTTACCAGCCTTATGATATTCCATTAGAAGAAATTGTGGAGATATGGCAATATGCTTCGGGTATATTTCCTGAAGATTTTGAACCTGATAACACAAATCATAATGTAAAAGATATGTTTCTGGAACTACGAAAAGATATTCAGAGGTTAGAAAATATGGCTTTCAATGCCAATAAACCATCTCCTAAAAAAGCCTGTAAATGA
- a CDS encoding RES domain-containing protein, with translation MEIDQVIAELSNLNLADYPEGRIRELLNEIGVICSMQVNFHPGKVVMRARPHENSTIRYRSKGDFSFKPQKFNNTYQRASTPYHTMFYATAIPDNLVPGELENMRIIGVTESIPALRDNSSSLYKKISFGKWQVIEDLRLMAIIHKDTYFGKSSYTRELMNAYNQATQNIPEAILQEVPDIIEKSFKIQTFLADEFAKEQISHDYDYMISAIFSEIAIKKGFDGIFYPSVRVGGEGFNIAITPEATKKLKLIVVGECSLYKHREHTVVGNDAILELKDEEEDFDLIDLPNNHQKECLEQIGLETLEELLKYQND, from the coding sequence ATGGAAATAGATCAAGTTATTGCTGAGTTAAGCAATCTAAATTTAGCAGACTACCCAGAAGGGAGAATCAGAGAATTGTTAAATGAAATTGGTGTAATCTGTTCTATGCAAGTTAACTTCCATCCTGGTAAAGTTGTGATGAGGGCAAGACCGCATGAGAATTCAACAATAAGATATAGGAGTAAAGGTGATTTTTCATTTAAACCGCAGAAATTTAATAATACATATCAAAGAGCTAGTACACCATATCATACTATGTTTTATGCGACAGCAATTCCTGATAACTTAGTTCCTGGGGAATTAGAAAATATGAGAATTATAGGGGTAACCGAATCAATACCTGCATTAAGAGATAACTCATCTTCATTATACAAAAAGATTTCTTTCGGAAAATGGCAGGTTATTGAAGATTTACGTTTAATGGCTATTATACACAAGGATACATATTTTGGGAAGAGTAGTTATACAAGAGAACTGATGAATGCTTATAATCAAGCCACTCAAAATATTCCAGAAGCAATATTGCAAGAGGTTCCTGATATAATAGAAAAGTCTTTTAAAATTCAAACATTTCTAGCTGATGAGTTTGCTAAGGAACAGATTTCACATGACTATGATTATATGATTTCTGCAATATTTTCAGAAATTGCAATTAAAAAGGGTTTTGATGGAATCTTTTATCCCAGTGTTAGAGTTGGAGGAGAGGGGTTTAATATAGCAATTACACCAGAAGCAACGAAAAAACTTAAACTTATTGTAGTTGGAGAATGTTCTTTGTATAAGCATAGGGAGCATACTGTAGTAGGTAATGATGCGATATTGGAACTGAAAGATGAAGAAGAAGATTTTGATTTGATTGATTTGCCTAATAATCACCAGAAAGAATGTCTGGAACAAATAGGATTAGAAACTCTCGAAGAATTATTAAAATATCAAAATGATTAA